The following DNA comes from Nitrogeniibacter aestuarii.
CGGGTGCTGTTCAAGCTCGAGGATGCGTTCGCCAAGGCGTGATTGTGAGGTGCGGAAGATCGCCTCCTGCAGCCACAGGACGAGCACCATGGCCATCCCGAGCAGAGGCCACCCCAGCCACCCCAGTTGAGCGGCAAGTACGATGGCGAGGAGCTTCACCCACAAGGCCTGGCGCTCGTAGTGTTCGATGTTGTTCTGCAGGGTGGCCCACTCGTGGGCAAGGGCGTCTGACTCGGGCTTCATGGGATCGTGTCGATGCGATGGGGCGACCAGCATAAGCGGGGCCGGGGCGTCTGGCCAGATTTATGCTTCTGTTCTCTGTCTCGCGTTGCTATGCTGTGACCATGACCAGCATCTTCATCAGTTATCGACGGGACGACAGTAGCGGTTTCGCCGGACGGCTAGAGGACGATCTGTCCGAATGCTTTGGCGATGCAAGTGTCTTTCGTGATCGCGAAATACCGGCCGGTGCCGACTTCGCCGAGCATCTGAGCGAACGTCTCGGTGCTGCGGACGTGGCACTGGTGGTCATCGGCCGCCACTGGCTCGATGCACGTGATCAAGGCGGCGCCCGTCGCCTCGACCAGCCGGACGACTGGGTTCGCCGGGAAATCGAGCACGTGCTTGCGCGCGATTGCTTGGTGGTGCCGGTGCTGGTCGACGGAGCCACCATGCCCTGGCCCGAGCAGTTGCCGGACTCGCTCGACCCGCTGGCCGGCCGTCAGGCCGTTTCCCTTTCCGATATTCGCTGGCGTCAGGATGTCGAGGCGCTGGCTGATCAGTTGGCCTATCAGGTGCCCGCACTGGCCCGCGCACGCATCGCCAGAGTGCCGACGACAGGCAGGGCTCTCGGGGACATGATCGAGCAGACGCTGGGCGGCGGCAGAACCTCGCGGCCGCGGGGGCATCTGGGGCTGGCGCTCGGCCGCTGGGCCGCCGGGCGCTTGAGCAAGGTCTTCAACACCGTGATCGCGCTGGTGGTGATATACCTGCTGATCCGTTCGCTGGGCGGTGCCAGTGCCAATCACATGCTCGACAAGGTGATCAACACCTCCATCGAACATGCCAAAACGATTTTCTGATCGATTTTCTGTTTCTTCGCGCAGGACAACCCAATATTGTGGGACCTCTATCAACACCATCAGATCAGTCAGCTAGCGGCGAAAACCGAGGCGCTCAAGGGGGATGCGGAGCGCGTTCGGGGCCATTTGCGCTGGGACGTCAACCGTCTTGAAGCCAAGATCGATACGTTGGCGCTTGTCACGCAGGCGATGTGGGAACTGCTCGAAGCGCATACGGACCTGACCGAAGCCGACATCCGCAAGAAAATGACCGAGATCGATGAACGTGACGGCGTGCGCGACGGAAAGATGGGCGGCGTGCCGACACGGTGTGGCAGCTGTGGCCGTGACGCACACAGTCGGGTGGCCCATTGCATGTACTGTGGGCACCCGATCGACGGGCACCACGTGGCACAGCCACGCCCCTGAATCGCGTTGGTCAGGCCTCCGGGCGTCGGCGTTCGATATCCTCGACCACGACCGACAGGGCTTGGGTCGAGATCACCACTTCCCACAGCGACAGCAGTAACGAGACCGCCAGTGCGATGATCGACAGGCCGAACAGCGCGTTGCCCAGCGGACCATATGCGGCATAGATGGCGAGCATGGACAGGGCGCACAGCAGGAAGCTCACCACCCCAAATGTCTGCATGTACTTGATCAGCCCGATGCGGCGCTTGAGGCCGGGAATCTGCCGCGCCACCAGTTGCGGGCTCGTGCGGTCGGCCGCCAGTTGGCGGACGATCTGGGCCAAGGTCAGAAAACGGTTGGTGTAGGCCAGAAGCAGCAGCGAAATGGCCGGAAAGAGCAGGGCGGGTGTGGTGAGGTCCATGGCGTGCGGGTCGTGGGTGTCGAACCGGATTATCCCATGCGTACTTCGCCATCCGGCAAGCGATCGAGTCTGGCCAGTTCAGGGAACCAGCGCATCCACAACACCACCACCACCAGCGTCCCCACCCCGCCGAGAACGATGGCGGGGACGGCACCGAACCAGGCCGCGGTGACGCCCGACTCGAATTCCCCCAGTTGGTTCGACGCGCCAATGAACAGCGAATTGACTGCGCCGACCCGCCCGCGCATGTCGTCCGGCGTCGCGAGCTGAATGTAAGCGCCCCTGAACACCATGCTGACCATGTCCGCGGCGCCCAGGATCGCGAGTGCGCCGATGGACAGCCAGAGATGCGTCGACAGGCCGAATACGATGGTCGCCACGCCGAAGATCGCCACTGAGCCGAACAGGCGTGGGCCAACCCGGCCTTCCATCGGATGTCCTGCCAGCCATACCGACATCACCAGCGCGCCGACGGCCGGCGCAGAACGTAGCAGGCCCAGGCCCCAGGCGCCGGTGTGCAGCACTTCGCTGGCGATGATCGGCAACAGGGCGGTGGCGCCGCCGAGCAGGACGGCCATCATGTCCAGTGACAGCGCGCCGAGCACCGGACGATGATGGCGAATGAAGCGCAACCCTTCCATGAAAGTGTCCACGGGGTTGCGTCCGCGCTGACCGAAGGTCTGGGCGCGGACCGGCCGCACCGGTACCAACAGCAGGGAGGCCAGCGTGATCAGTGCGGTGGCCACCGAGTAGACAACCTCCGGGCCCGCGACGTAGATGAACCCGGCGACGGCGGGTGCCACGATGGTGGAGACCTGATGGGCAGAAGCATTCATCGCGACGGCGCGCGGCAGCAAGCGATTGGGGACCAGCAGGGGGACGAAGGCCTGAGTCGTGGGCGTTTCGAAGGTTCGTCCGGTGCCGGTGACGAGCATCAGCACGTATATGATCGGCAGCGTGATGGTCCCGGTCGCCGAGGTGATGGCGAGAATGCCGAGGCCGACCGCCTGGATCAGTTGCGAGGCCATGATCAAGCGCTTTCGATCGAGACGGTCCGCCAGGTTACCGGCCACGGGCATGAGGATCAGTCGCGGCAGAAACTGCAGCAGACCGACAAAACCCAGGGCGTAGGCACTGCCTGTCATGGACCACACCTGCCAGCCGATGGCGACGGCAAGCATCTGGTTGGCACTCGCGCTGCCGATGCGGCCAAGCCAGAACAGGGTGAAGCCGCGCTGGGCGAACAGGCCGTCCTTCGGTGCGCTCACGTCA
Coding sequences within:
- a CDS encoding DUF2721 domain-containing protein, with protein sequence MDLTTPALLFPAISLLLLAYTNRFLTLAQIVRQLAADRTSPQLVARQIPGLKRRIGLIKYMQTFGVVSFLLCALSMLAIYAAYGPLGNALFGLSIIALAVSLLLSLWEVVISTQALSVVVEDIERRRPEA
- a CDS encoding MFS transporter produces the protein MSAPKDGLFAQRGFTLFWLGRIGSASANQMLAVAIGWQVWSMTGSAYALGFVGLLQFLPRLILMPVAGNLADRLDRKRLIMASQLIQAVGLGILAITSATGTITLPIIYVLMLVTGTGRTFETPTTQAFVPLLVPNRLLPRAVAMNASAHQVSTIVAPAVAGFIYVAGPEVVYSVATALITLASLLLVPVRPVRAQTFGQRGRNPVDTFMEGLRFIRHHRPVLGALSLDMMAVLLGGATALLPIIASEVLHTGAWGLGLLRSAPAVGALVMSVWLAGHPMEGRVGPRLFGSVAIFGVATIVFGLSTHLWLSIGALAILGAADMVSMVFRGAYIQLATPDDMRGRVGAVNSLFIGASNQLGEFESGVTAAWFGAVPAIVLGGVGTLVVVVLWMRWFPELARLDRLPDGEVRMG
- a CDS encoding toll/interleukin-1 receptor domain-containing protein — encoded protein: MTSIFISYRRDDSSGFAGRLEDDLSECFGDASVFRDREIPAGADFAEHLSERLGAADVALVVIGRHWLDARDQGGARRLDQPDDWVRREIEHVLARDCLVVPVLVDGATMPWPEQLPDSLDPLAGRQAVSLSDIRWRQDVEALADQLAYQVPALARARIARVPTTGRALGDMIEQTLGGGRTSRPRGHLGLALGRWAAGRLSKVFNTVIALVVIYLLIRSLGGASANHMLDKVINTSIEHAKTIF